The Plasmodium chabaudi chabaudi strain AS genome assembly, chromosome: 14 genome contains the following window.
TcaagaatatatacataaatatgtatgtatatagaaaaataaaaaaaattataaaaaaagtaggaacataaatagaaaaatccacacacaaaaaaagaattatcAAATACTTATTAAACACCATGGCATGTATTAGTGcgatttttattatcgATTTAAAGGGGAAAGTAATAATAAGCAGAAATTATCGAGGTGAAATAAATGCAAATTTACTTGaagttttttataactGTGTAATAGATCAAGAAgataatttgataaaacCTATCTTTCATGTAAATGGCATAACATATTGTTGGGTTgcttataataatatatatatattagcaataaccaaaaaaaatagtaatgcaacattaataattacttttttatataaattaatacaaGTATTAAAAGATTATTTTAAAGTATTAGAAGAAGAAAGTATAAAAGATAATTTTGTCATTACTTATGAATTATTAGATGAAATGATAGATAATGGATTTCCACAATTAAGTGaagttaaaatattaagagAGTAcatcaaaaataaagctCATCAATTAActgttaaaaatataaaaattccTTCTGCTATAACAAATTCAGTATCTTGGAGGAATGAAGGaatcaaatataaaaaaaatgaaatatttttagatGTTGTTGAaagtttaaatattattatttcatctAATGGTACTGTTTTACGAAGTGAAATTATGGGatgtttaaaaatgaaatcaTATTTATCTGGAATGCCAGAATTGAAACTTGGATTAAATGACAAACTGttatttaacaaaaacTTAACCAACTTTTCAACTCTTGGcaataatggaaataatagtaataataataataatatgtcaAATAACAATTCCAATTCTGGTATTGCTTCGAGTAATGCCAATACACCAAATAATAATCGAACGAAATTAGTAGAACTAGAAGATATAAAATTCCATCAATGTGTAAGGTTatcaaaatttgaaaatgatagaacaatttcttttatacCCCCTGATggtatatttaatttaatgaCGTACCGATTAAGTACTCATGTAAAACCATTATTTTGGctagatataaatatatcaaaaaaatcacTCACAAAAATTGAATATATTGTTAAAGCGAAAtcacaatttaaaaataaaagtattgCTAATAATGTAGAATTTCATTTGCCAGTTCCAGCAGATGTTGATTCACCACATTTCCAAACTTATATTGGTACTGTTAAATATTACCCTgataaagatatattattatggaAAATTAAACAATTTCAAGGccaaaaagaatatattatgaatgCCCAATTTGGATTACCATCAGTTGTATcgaatgaaaataaagatgtatattataaacgACCTGTAAATGTTAAATTTGAAATCCCATATTTTACTGTTTCAGGTATAACTGTAcgttatttaaaaattattgaaaaaagtGGTTATCAAGCTTTGCCTTGGGTTAGATATATCACACAAAATGGTGATTATCAAGTTAGAATATCCTGAACAGCTAATTGGAACTtatcaaaaattatgatagcAAGTTATtccttaaaaaaatcaaaatcaAGTACATCCAGGACGATAAAAATGTACATCGCTTTTTTCGTAATGTGTAACTGACGAATGATGAAAGTAATACCTAACCCGACGCAACAAATCCGACAATGTGAATAACAGAGATCATCCTTTTATTTCAAGAATCTACAATTTTTCGTTAAATAATTCCCTCTCTttgatatatgtataatattaacaagGGGGCAAGGGACAATGTGATTCATTTCTTATCCCCTCTACATATATggatgtacatatataaagagAGAAATTTCAATAATGTACCAGTTTGGTTCTTTTTTGCATCAAAAATTGTTTCCTAATCGTTTACAcctacatatgcatattgaATAgcttttttcctttttttctctaaacttaattttttttttttgaacataataaaatacggtaaataatttttggtTCTTTTACttaattttgaatttttattaacccACAAACTATGCACAAATATATAGTGCATCGAGGCATAAACCTGTcgacaattttttaagataTCTCTACACACAATTTTGTTACTATAAAGTTAttccatttattaataatttatctttACCTTTCTTTCCAATTATGCATACTACTATTAAGTGGTATTATGCCAATATATGGCCAATTTAATTAGGTCATAGTttgcatacatatttatatagagGATggattaatttttttaatcaaaTCATCCACCCCTGAAATGTTTGAACAACCTAattgtttaatatatattttttagatactataaaaaatcaaattttttaaagttaTCGCATAAAGTATacgataaaaaaatgataaaaatgataatataaaataaatgatatctatatgcatatattcgtaaaaattaatttttatttaacaatataaagcggaatatataaagagtAAAATTTTCTAGTGGCCATATGCatgtattaataaaaatttgataatcCACAGATATGCCCTTTAATCTTGGAAATGGTATATTCACATAGCTAGGCTTTGTTTACTAATTATAAGAATAAGGACAAATTGTGCAGGCCCTTTctcttttatttcattttgtggacatatacatatattgtCAACAATATTCAGTACCATTTAATTATACaccatatattttccaGTTGCCGAAAATTGTTTGCAACCGTGTATAACTTTATTGATTGCAAGTAATAAATCTTTTTCAGTAATTGTTTTTCTCCTTGCTCTGATGGCAAACATTCCTGCCTCTGTGCATACACTTCTAATATCTGAACCTGTGCTATTAGGGCATAATCTTGCTAAAAGTTCAAATCTTACATCTCTACTCATGTTCATAGTATTAGCatgtattttaaaaatatgtgttCTTCCTTCAAGATCGGGTAAACTAAATTCAATTTTTCTGTCAATTCTACCTGGTCGAACTAAAGCACTATCTAATGTATCTGGCCTATTAGTTGCCATTATAACTTTTATATTACCTCTATTATCAAAACCATCTAATTGATTTACTATTTCAAGCATAGTTCTTTGAACTTCATGATCTCCATGAGCACTTTCATCTCCTCTTGACCCTCCAATAGCATCTACTTCatcaataaataaaatacatgcTTTTTTAGATTTAGCCATTTGAAATAATTCTCTAACCAGTCTTGCTCCCTCACctacatatttttgaacTAATTCTGAACCTATAACACAAATAAAACATGCATCTGTTCTATTTGCAATAGCTCGAGCTGTTAATGTTTTTCCTGTACCTGGAGGCCCGTAAAGTAAAACACCCTTGGGTGGGTCAATACCTAATGTTACAAATCTCTCAGGTTGTAATAAAGGCATTTCAACAACTTctcttaatttttctaattgTTCTTTACATCCACCAATATCATTATATGTTATATCTGGTTTTTCTTCAACAGTCATCATAGTAACACTAGGATCTATTTTTGGAggtaataaaatttgaattttataCTTTGTTCTATCAACTCCAACTCTCATACCTTCTTCAATATCACTAGGTGCCACTTTATCGCCTAAACCGACAACAAATTTTGCTATTTgtttta
Protein-coding sequences here:
- a CDS encoding AP-1 complex subunit mu-1, putative; amino-acid sequence: MACISAIFIIDLKGKVIISRNYRGEINANLLEVFYNCVIDQEDNLIKPIFHVNGITYCWVAYNNIYILAITKKNSNATLIITFLYKLIQVLKDYFKVLEEESIKDNFVITYELLDEMIDNGFPQLSEVKILREYIKNKAHQLTVKNIKIPSAITNSVSWRNEGIKYKKNEIFLDVVESLNIIISSNGTVLRSEIMGCLKMKSYLSGMPELKLGLNDKLLFNKNLTNFSTLGNNGNNSNNNNNMSNNNSNSGIASSNANTPNNNRTKLVELEDIKFHQCVRLSKFENDRTISFIPPDGIFNLMTYRLSTHVKPLFWLDINISKKSLTKIEYIVKAKSQFKNKSIANNVEFHLPVPADVDSPHFQTYIGTVKYYPDKDILLWKIKQFQGQKEYIMNAQFGLPSVVSNENKDVYYKRPVNVKFEIPYFTVSGITVRYLKIIEKSGYQALPWVRYITQNGDYQVRIS
- a CDS encoding 26S protease regulatory subunit 7, putative codes for the protein MEEEPTTQSKPLDDEDINILKSYGSGPYSKSIKKVETDITGLLTNINKLCGVRESDTGLCLPNQWDLQLDKQMLNEEQPLQVARCTKIINSDTDQTKYIINVKQIAKFVVGLGDKVAPSDIEEGMRVGVDRTKYKIQILLPPKIDPSVTMMTVEEKPDITYNDIGGCKEQLEKLREVVEMPLLQPERFVTLGIDPPKGVLLYGPPGTGKTLTARAIANRTDACFICVIGSELVQKYVGEGARLVRELFQMAKSKKACILFIDEVDAIGGSRGDESAHGDHEVQRTMLEIVNQLDGFDNRGNIKVIMATNRPDTLDSALVRPGRIDRKIEFSLPDLEGRTHIFKIHANTMNMSRDVRFELLARLCPNSTGSDIRSVCTEAGMFAIRARRKTITEKDLLLAINKVIHGCKQFSATGKYMVYN